Below is a window of Oryza brachyantha chromosome 10, ObraRS2, whole genome shotgun sequence DNA.
GAGTTTAAAAGGCGAGATTTGGAGATAGAAATGAATGATGGTTAGAATAAAATGAGGCCCGGGGGGGGTGGACGGATGGCTAGTATGCAATATTTCTCTTTATGGGTGGGATATGATTTATCTCATTTGCAAAATATGTCGGCAAAGTAAACAACTGACAAAGTTAGTCGGTGTATGGATGTCGAGGGTAGGGATTCAACAATACACCTTTTATGAGTTTAGCCAAGGGGTTGTGGTGCTTATGCTTGTGGGAATCTACTTGAATAAGAGACGAGGGATCATTGTCTAGGTTTGGGCCAATGAAGTGATACCCTATTACTGTGTGTTCTTATCTTTTTTAGTGACGAGTCAAGCTTACATCCTTCTATTGTCTTTTGATTTCTTcggtttttctctctcatgcACGTGGTCCTCCCCTTATGTACCATGGGGATGCCATATGGCCAAATAAAGGGAATGATTCCGAGGGGTCCCCATGTACAAGAATTAGGTAGGCTATGGTCCGCTACCTCCATCTTGCCTTCTTTGtctatagatatataaaaagatgTGCCAAGTACAACTCAAGATCATGTACACGGTCCCTAGGCCCACCTGTCTAGATACCTAGAAAGTAGTTAAGTAGATGAAGAATGGTGGGGCTAGGCGAATAGTGCAGTCAACGAACATGTTTTCTAGCACACCATGCATCCCCGCACATGTCATGTGTTGTAGAATGCTAGGATGTGATTAGGAAAGGTATATCGGTCTCCATCTCATGTTCGTAGTCCACAGTCAGGTAGATATACGTTGAGTCGTCCAATTGCATTTAGCATGATTTAGGTACAACTGCCTTCTACTAGCACTCTTCGCTTGGGCCAGTGCCTTACGAGCCCAAGCACCTTAGCTCGCATCTATAGTGTCTTGATCAAAAGTGCTCGTTGTTCGTCAAATCATTTAGGCCTAGGTGCCATGTGTCCTAAACCAGGCTAACATGgctaaggccgcgttcttcACCTCCTCTAACTTAACTTATcactctcgttttccgcgagcatgcttcccgaactgctaaacggtgtattttttgtaaaaattttctatagaaaagttgttttaaaaaatgatattaatctattttatatttttaataattaataattaattaattatatactaatctattactatgttttctgtgcggataagttaacttacccctcaCTCacacgaacgcggcctaagtccATTGGCTTCATGGATGTGGTGTGTAGTACCCCACCGCACCATAGAGTGGTGAATGGGAGGCTCCATTCTGATTTCACAAACAATCATCAAATGAACAACGGTAGGTttcaattttagatttaatagTCACTACtatgtttagtttttctttcaacTCAGGATATTCATTTAATAGgacgaaaataatttatgaatatatatatatatacatatgtttaaagtgaaataaaagcaaacattaaataataaactacgataaaaaatcacaatatcaacttaaaatatttaaaacgaaaaaaataaggacGTTAGAATcattataacttataaaagGACTAGTGACTGCTCCTATGTAATAGCACAGTACATATAAGGGCTGTGTTGTACTTCTTACAGGTATAATTCCATCATCAGGTACATTTATTGTGTTAGTAGTTACAGTTGTAATgaacatcaaattttttgtgtACATGAACCGATTTTGTTCCTCCATATGctatatattgtatatgtgAACTGCAAGCAATTCATCATTGATCTTTTTTACATCCCAGTTCAAAAATATGATTTGTGAATCCCTGTAACTAGAGTGGGTCGTGACTAtctttttggaagaaaatatTAGAATGGGACACATCTAAGTTTCTAGTTTTAGGAATAGTGTACTGCAGTTGGCAGAAATTTCACCAATAATAAGTAGGCAGCTGATTTCTGGGATTAACATTGCATTTGTACTATGATTATTCTGGAAACATACTTATCATGTTATATTTTGCTCCAATTCTCCACTACAGGCTGGTGGCAACTAATCAAGATGGCTTGTATGGAGATCAACAATTATCTCATTCATAATCAAACCAAGAACTCTATCTAGTTTCATTTATCCTTTTGTTCAATGGCATGTTGCCAGGAGATTTATGAATCATCGTACAACTTTGCTTTATTGTATGGCTTCTTAGTATCTAATCAGACCAAGAACTTAACTGTAGTTTTAGTTATCTTGTTGTTGAATGGCATGCTGCCAGGAGATTATAAATCATCGTACTGTTTTGGTTCATTGAttctctatttatttttatcttgcTCTGATGTGATCATGTATGTGTAGTGCAACAAAGTAGCCATAGATATGCATGCCAGTGTTGATCACAACAACTACtcttggcatgcatgcattaaatAGTTCACTGTTTTAATCTCTGACATCTTAGAACATCTCCAACAAGAGGCCAATATAATTccgaaaaattaaattttagcattaaagaataaaaatagactCCGACAGCTGTCCAAAAATactcctaaaattttagcacCCCCAAGCATTAGTGTATTTTTACCCAAATTTTGGCCTTGTCATGGGACTCCCAATCTCACTTTTTTGCGCCATTTTTTCACTGCCGCCATGTTTTCATTCCATCCGCGCACGAGAGAACAAATCCATCGTCGTCatctctccatccatccaccgccgccgcctctcccctcctcctccatctgcCGCCCCTCCCCTTTGATTATGCAGTTGTTTGTCACTCCAAAAAGGAGAAACTTATGGCATAGCATAGATTATTTACTATCCAAAAATGCCCAACATTTCTTTCTTGTGCTATCTCATGTCTTGTatctaaagttaaaattctattgttgaacatttgctaatttatgttctaaaattatcttcggatgtaatatattttttgaattctgAATGAGTTGTCAGTATTATTATGTTTGACTCGTGCATATGCTGAAATGGTTGTTGCAAAGGACCACAATAATAAATtggcatatttaaagtttttgggactatatttttagacacctcTTAGAGATGAGGATGTTTTTTGAGCCCAAAATTTATTGGCTAACCCCCAATCCATGATTTTTGAgactatatttttagacacctattagagatgctcttacaGCCAACTTGTTGTATTTTGTTAGCTATAAGCTAGCTCTTCCTGAGTTGGACAGTGAATTGGAGTAAGAAGCAGGCTATACTATTGCAACGCCGCTATACATACGATGGAGTCGTACAACTCCGTCGGCATGCACCGTCGCCGTCCACGCATGCTGCCGCTTGCCCTCCGCGCtctatttatctttatattgCTCCGACATGATCATGTATGTGTGGTGCAACAAAGTAGCCATAGATATGCATGCCAGTGTTGATCACAACAACTACTCTTGGCATACATGCATTAAATAGTTCactattttaatctctgaCATCTTACAGCCAACTTGTATTTTGTTAGCTATAAGCTAGCTCTTCCTAAGCTGGACAGTGAATTGGAGTAAGGAGCGGGCTATACTATTGCAACGCTGCTATACATACGACTGAGTCGTACGACTCCGTCGACATgcaccgtcgtcgtccacgCATGCTACCGCTTGCCCTCCGCGCCGTCCGCATGCAGACGAATCATACTTGGCCGTCGTATGCATAGCACTTTtgatactattgaacttgctctaacgaACGTGCAATCTGAGTCTAATAACAGTGTCACTCACCCACTTATCAAAATACAACTCCCCTTTCAAAAACGCCGTCGACTCGATCCTAGGAAGCAGTTTTTTAACACAAGGGTGTATATACATCCGTTGCTTGCatgacatctaaatagtcatacaaaatatagaaaaacttaacaagatagtttaatatgatttatatcacttcaccaatattcaagtttaaattcatcttctacaagttgtagctaaaataacaaaaaacaattatgaatatgcgtagagttagtttcagttttatttatttttttgctataacttgtagaagttgaatttaaacttgcatatttatagagtgatataactcatattaatctatcttgtcaaattttttcataattatttaaataacatataagTACACGGATGTAGTTACGCCCGTATGGCGAAACCTTTACCCCTACAGTACAAAGCGCACGACAACCGAAGCACCTCCGCGTCGAGCACTCACTTTACACatgccgccgcgcgtctgccacctcctccttctcctcctcttcccgcTCGCCACGtgcgctccgccgccgccgccgccgccgccaccgtcgaacacctccgcggcggccgtcctcctctccttcctcgGCTCGCTTCCCGCGGCGTCCCGGCGCCTCCTGCTCCCGtcatggcgatggcggcggggcagcgaCGCGCACGCGCCGCATTGCTCGTTTCTTGGCGTCACCTGCtccgcggccggcgccgtcgccgcgctcaACCTCTCCGGGGCGGGGCTCTCCGGCGGGCTGTCCGCGTCCGCGCCGCGGCTCTGCGCGCTCCCGGGCGACGAGCTCTCCGTGCTCGACCTCAGCGGGAACGGCTTCACGGGGGCCGTCCCCGCCGAGCTCGCTGCGTGCGCCGGCGTcgccagcctcctcctcggcggtaACAACCTCTCCGGCGGGGTTCCACCGGAGCTGCTCTCCTCGCGCCAGCTTCGGGAGGTCGACCTCAACAGCAACAAGCTCACCGGGGAGATCCCCGCCCCCGCAGGAACGCCGGTGCTCGAGTACCTCGACCTCAGTGGCAACTCCCTCTCCGGCGCCATCCAGCCGGGGCTCGCCGCGCTCCCGGATCTCAGGTACTTAGACCTCAGCGGCAACCAGCTCACCGGGCCAATGCCAGAGTTCCCGCCCCATTGCAGGCTCGAATACCTCGGCCTCTACAGCAACCagatcgccggcgagctgcccAAAAGCCTCGGCAACTGCGGCAACCTCACCTTCCTGTACCTATCCTACAACAATATCAGCGGCAAGGTGCCCGATTTCTTCGCCTCCATGCCCAATCTGCAAAAGATCTTCCTTGACGACAACCATTTCGTCGGAGAGTTGCCGGCGAGCATTGGTGAGCTGGTGAGCTTGGAAAAGCTGGTGGTGACGGCGAACGGGTTCACCGGCGCTGTCCCGGAAACAATTGGGAAATGCCAGTCTTTGATTATGCTGTACTTAAACAGCAACAAGTTCACCGGCTCGATTCCGCTGTTCATCGGCAATCTGAGCAGATTGCAGATGTTCTCAATAGGAGCAAATGGCTTTACTGGGAGCATTCCACCAGAAATTGGGAGATGCCAGCAATTGGTGGACCTTCAAATCCATAATAACAACCTTTCCGGGACAATACCGCCGGAGATCGGTGAGCTAAGCCGACTACAGAAACTCTATCTGTACAACAACTTACTCCATGGTTCAGTTCCTCCAGCATTGTGGCAATTGGCTGACATGGTGGAGTTGTTTCTCAATGACAACCAACTAAGTGGTGAAATTCATGCGGATATCACTCAAATGAGGAATCTAAGAGAGATCACCTTGtacaacaacaacttcactggAGAACTGCCACAAGCCCTGGGGTTGAACACAACACCGGGACTTCTTCGTGTTGACCTCACTCGCAACCGCTTCCGTGGTGCGATTCCACCAGGATTGTGCACAGGAGGCCAGCTCGGCATTCTTGATCTTGGATTCAACCAGTTTGATGGCCCCTTCCCTAATTGGATAGCTGAATGTCAGTCTCTGTACAGGGTTAATCTGAACAACAACCAGCTCAGGGGGAGCTTGCCTGCAGATTTGAGCACCAATAGAGGTTTGACGCACATTGACATGAGTAGTAATTTGCTGGAAGGGAGGATACCAAGTAGTCTTGGTTCATGGTGCAACCTTACAAGGCTCGATATATCTGGCAACAATTTATCAGGTCCAATACCACGTGAACTTGGAGCTCTAAGTATTCTTCGGACTCTGCGCATGTCATCGAACAAGCTGACCGGAGCAATACCACATGAGTTGGGAAACTGCAAGAGGCTTGTCCATTTGGATATTGGAAATAACCTTCTAAATGGAAGTATACCTGCAGAAATCACAACACTTAGTGGCCTGGAACATCTTTTGCTTGGTGGAAACAATCTCACTGGAACAATTCCCGATTCGTTCACCACAGCGCAAAGCCTCCTTGAGCTGCAACTTGGTAACAATAATTTGGAAGGAGCCATCCCTGAAAGCTTAGGCAACCTTCAATACATATCCCAAAGTCTGAATGTTAGCAACAACAGACTAAGCGGCCAAATCCCACACAACCTTGGTAATCTTCAGAAGTTGGAAGTGCTCGACTTGTCAAATAACTCATTATCTGGTCCTATTCCATCACAGCTAAGCAACATGATCTCACTCTCTGTTGTGAACATTTCGTTCAATGAGCTATCTGGTCAGCTCCCTAATGGCTGGGATAAGCTCGCAGAACGGTTACCTGACGGTTTTCTAGGGAATTGTCAGTTGTGCATACCATCGGCCAATGCATCTTGCTCCAAATATCAGTCTGAGAAAAACAGAAGAAGGAATACGCAAATTATTGTGGCGTTGCTAGTGTCAACGCTTGTTCTCATGGTTGCTAGTTTAGTTGTTATTCATTACATTGTGAAGAGGTCTCAGCGCCTGTCAGCAAACCGTGTCTCAATGCGCAACATGGACTCCACAGAAGAACTGCCAGAGGACTTGACATATGAAGACATTCTTCGGGCCACTGATAACTGGAGTGAGAAATATGTCATTGGAAGAGGACGGCATGGCACTGTCTACCGGACCGAGCTTGCAGTTGGAAAGCAGTGGGCAGTCAAGACAGTTGATTTGTCCCAATGCAAATTCCCTATAGAGATGAAGATTTTAAACACAGTGAAGCACCGGAATATTGTGAAAATGGCTGGGTACTGTATCCGTAACAATATCGGCCTAATTCTCTACGAGTACATGCCTGAGGGAACACTCTTTGAGCTATTGCATGAAAGAACACCTCAAGTAGCCCTTGACTGGGAGATCCGACATCAGATCTCCCTTGGTGTGGCAGAAAGCTTGTCCTATCTTCACCATGATTGTGTGCCCATGATTATTCATAGGGATGTCAAGTCAAGCAACATCCTAATGGACGCTGAGCTTGTACCAAAGCTCACAGATTTTGGCATGGGGAAGATAATTGATGATGAGGATGCAGACGCGACAGTGTCCGTTGTTGTTGGCACCCTCGGCTATATTGCTCCAGGTAAAATACACTTCTCTTCAGACCAATCTCGAGATAATTTGTTCTTCTTTATTTTCGGTATAACATGTTTTGTCATTTATCCCCAGAGCATGGATACTCGACACGGTTAAGTGAGAAGAGTGATGTATACAGTTATGGAGTAGTACTTCTTGAACTGTTGTGCAGGAAGATGCCTGTGGATCCTGCATTTGGAGATGGCATAGATATTGTTACTTGGATGAGATCAAATCTGAATCAGGCAGATCACTCCAAAACCATGAGCTGCCTGGATGAGGAGATAATGTACTGGCCTGAACATGAGAAAGTGAAGGTATTGGACTTGTTGGATCTAGCAATGTCCTGCACGCAGGTTTCTTGCCAGTTAAGGCCATCCATGAGGGAGGTGGTGAGCATCTTGATGAGGATAGACAAGTAATCATGTGCAGTTGTTTGAGGCTCCACAACATCGACTGTCTTTTAAGTTAATATTAGTGAAATGGAAGATGAAATTGTACAGTGTATTCCATCATGCTGTAATTATGTTTTGCAGACATTGATAAGAGCCTGAAGATATCCAAATTTTACAatagttttcatattttttttcctacatgAGTCCACATTATACAGAATACAGTTGCAGCCTAGGGTCCAACCCTTTTCTTGCAGGATTGCAGAAAAAACAGCAAGTTGATCTGCAGTGAAAAACATCAAACAGATTTGCAGTTGCCAAGAATTAGCCTTATGTTCACCCACTCATCAGGTTCGCCTTTCCTCCAGTGGCGGCTTGCGTCAGCCACCtcaggctttttttttctctaaaaatgtCTTATTCTGAGTACACTTTGATTCAAACTGTTTGAAAATGAATCAAGTACTGTTTAACTATGTTTTGTTGAGCAATCAGCACCTCCTAATAATGTGATATTCCATCTTCCCAGAGGGTCATATCTGACCCCTTTTTGAACTGTGAAACCTGTTAAAGTAGGGAAGACTgccatttataattttaaacttgttTGATATCATCTAATAGAAACTAGTTGTTGCTCTACTGTTCTtagatataaactattttactGGCTTGATTTGAGCAGTCTATTAACATGTTCATCTAGTTAAAATAATGTGCTGTCATATATTTCCTGAATTTTTGAATTGCTTTGGAAATTTATGACCTATACTCCCTGAATTGTCTTCATTTTTGGGTTGCTTTTGTAATTTCCTTGAAGATTTCTGAACTTTCAGGAatgttttttagttattttttacatttccTAGATTTTGTATATAGATGCACTGTATGATTCAGTTTGTGACGTGCcaaatcctaaaaatattttgttatttccAAAGCTACCATGAGATGTagatgtgaaaaaaaaaaagcttagtGTCCTATATTGAAATGGAAGCAACGTGGTATGGTCCTTCCATGGTCTATGGTGAAACCTCTCAAAAcacaaattctaaaaaaaaactaagttgTATGAATCTTTTTATTCCCATTGAATAACTAGTTAGTTGGAACCATCTGTTGTTATAATGATGTTGTAGTATGGTGTATGACAGTAAGAACAGAGGGCTGTTTGctctctgtttcacaataCTTTTCAGATTTCATGCCAGTTGCTACAAATTTGCCGTTCCCCTATTTTCGcagtagtttgtttttttaatgttttctcATGTTTCTTATTAATACCAGGgtaaagtttaattttagcCTTTGGATTTTCACCAAGTCCAATTTTCACCCTCACctataaaaaatgttatttttcacTTCAAAACTTTCAAGTTGAGAAAGCTTCACCCCAGGTCTAATTTTAGGCTTTGCTATAGTGTTCTCTCTACTGTTAGTAATCTACCATCGGTATTATCATGGATAGAAGAATTTCCACAGTTGATTTAGAGTTGTACTATTAATAGAAAATGTGTCCTAACACCGATGATaggataaatataaatatatttgattcatcatagtagaaaaaaaatgatcaaggAATTTTAATGGATTTTATTGTATTCTTTCTGGTAATATGACCATTCTAACAAATCACAGCGATGCGAATGGGAGATACAACAACGATAGTGAGGCAGTGTCAACCTactaacaaataaaacataaaattagcAATGTGATTCTTAATATACTAAAACCACCACTAAAAACAATCACGTGTGAAATTTGTCTTGTTCTAAAAGTTCATAGTGAAAAAACATTATAGACCAGCATGAAAAATAGACTTTACCTTAATACAATTCGCAATCATCCTGCTGGtttgcttttttaaaaaaaatccatttacctatttttagaataaaaattttaatcgaaTAGttctttttcctaaaaatttgaacttttattgttttttcgtCTTGGaattatttctcttttttccccctAATGATGAAATTCAAAAGCAGTCCACGGTCTTTctcttccatccatccatgcggGCGGACGCACGCACTCACGACGCCCGCCGCACTCGATCCGGCGGCATCtcccgcccaccaccacctcgcgatgccgccgccaccttcgCCCGGTgatctctcctccctccctcccttgaAAGCTCCATCCATGTCCCGTCTCTCTCCATGTTCACCTCCACCACTCACCGCTCCCCGCTCCACTCCACAGTCCCCACGCAGCTCCCTCTCATGTCGcatgccctcctcctcctcctcgtccagctccacctcgccgtcgcctccctcgCGGTGGCGCGGTCGCCGGACGACAGAGCCGGCTCGGGCGCGGTTCTGCGGTCCTTCCTTGCGTCCCTGCCGCCGGCGTCACGCCGCGTGCTCCGCCCGTCGTGGCGCGACGCCCCCGCCACGCACTGCGCGTTTCTTGGCGTCACGTGcgacgcggccggcgcggtCGCCGCGCTCAACCTCTCCGGGGCGGGGCTGTCCGGCGAGCTGGCGgcgtccgcgccgcgcctCTGCGCGCTcccggcgctcgccgcgctcgacCTCAGCCGGAACGGCTTCACCGGCGCGGTCCCCGCCGCTCTCGCGGCGTGCTCCCGCCTCGCCACGCTCGTCCTCAGCTTCAAcatgctcgccggcgccgtgcccCCGGAGCTCCTCTCCTCGCGCCGGCTCCGGAAGGTCGACCTCAACAGCAacgcgctcaccggcgagatCCCAGCCGGTCTCATCGACTCCTCAGTTCTTGAGTACCTCGACCTCAGCGTCAACTCCCTCTCCGGGACCATcccgccggagctcgccgccgcgctcccggAGCTCACCTACTTGGACTTGAACAGCAACAACCTGTCCGGGCCAATGCTGGAGTTCCCGGCGCGGTGCGGGCTCGTGTACCTCAGCCTCTACTCCAACCAGCTCACCGGTGAGCTCCCCCGCAGCCTCGCCAACTGCGGCAGCCTCACCGTCTTGTATCTACCCTACAACAAAATCAGCGGCAAGGTGCCCGATTTCTTTGCCTCCATGCCTAACCTGCAAAAGCTCTACCTTGATGATAATTCCTTCACCGGGGAGTTGCCGGCAAGCATTGGTCAGCTTGTCAAATTGGAAGAATTGGCGGTGTCCACAAATGCGTTCACGGGCTCTGTCCCTGCGGCAATTGGGCAGTGTCAATCTCTGACAGTGCTCTACTTGAATGGCAACATGTTTACTGGTCCAATTCCAAAGTTCATTGGTAACTTGAGTCAATTGCAGGTATTATCTATTGCAGACAATGGCTTTACCGGTGAAATTCTGCCGGAAATTGGGAAATGCCGCGGATTGGTGGAACTTCAACTCCAGAACAACAGCCTTTCTGGGATGATACCGCCAGAGATCGGTGAGCTCAGGCAACTACAGAAGTTGTATCTGTTTAATAACATACTCCATGGCCTGGTTCCTCCAGCATTGTGGCAATTATCTGACATGGTGGAGCTGCTACTCAACAACAACAGTCTCAGTGGTGAGATACATTCAGATATCACTCAAATGAAgaatctaagaaatatcaccTTGTATGACAACAACTTCACTGGTGTGCTACCACAGGCATTGGGGTTGAACACAACACCAGGGCTTCTTCATATTGACCTTACTCGAAACCACCTCTGTGGCGCAATTCCACCTGGTTTGTGCACGGGAGGCCAGCTTGCGGTTCTTGATCTTGGATATAACCACTTTGATGGAGGCTTTCCCAGTGAGATTGCTAAATGTCAGTCTCTGAACAGAGTTAATCTGAACGATAACCTGCTCAATGGGAGCTTGCCTGCAGAATTGGCCACCAATATAGGGTTGTCATACATAGATATGAGCAGAAATCTGCTTGAAGGGACAATACCTAGTGCGCTCGGTTCATGGAGCAACCTCACAATGCTTGACCTCTCCAGTAACAGATTCTCGGGTCCAATACCTCGTGAGCTCAGCAATCTGAGCAATCTTGCAACTCTGCGCATGTCATCAAACAGGTTGACTGGACCAATACCACATGAATTGGGAAATTGCAAGGAGCTTGCAATTTTGGATCTTGGAAATAACCTTCTCAGTGGAAGTATACCAGCAGAGATCACAGCACTTGGTAGCCTACAGAATCTACTACTTGGAGGAAACAACCTGAGTGGAACAGTACCAGACTCCTTCACTGCAACGCAGGCCCTCCTTGAGTTACAGCTTGGTGATAATTCTTTAGAAGGAGCTATACCACGCAGCTTAGGTAGTCTTCAGTACATCTCTAAAGGTCTTAACATTAGCAATAACAGACTGAGCAACCAAATCCCAAGCAGCCTCGGCAACCTTCAGGATCTGGAAGTACTTGACTTGTCGAACAACTCATTGTCTGGTACAATTCCATCACAGCTCAGCAACATGATCTCACTCTCTATTGTAAATGTGTCTTTTAATAACCTATCTGGTCAGCTCCCTGCTGGATGGGCTAAGCTTGTGGCGCGGTCTCCTGAAGGCTTTATGGGGAATCCTCAATTGTGTGTAAACTCCAGCGACATACCATGCTTCAAGAGTCAATCTGCGAAAAATGGAACCTGGAAAATACGGATTGTTGTGGGGTTTCTACTGTCATCTCTCTCTGCTATGGTTGCTAGTTTGTTTGCTATTCGTTACATTCTGAAGAGGTCTCAGCACCTGTCGACGAATCGTGTCTCGGTTCGTAGTATGGAATCAACTGAGGAATTACCAGAAGAATTGACCTATGAAGACATCCTTCGTGGCACTGACAACTGGAGCGAGAAGTATGTCATTGGAAGAGGTCGCCACGGTACAGTCTACAGGACTGAGTGCAAACTGGGAAAGCAGTGGGCAGTGAAGACAGTTGATCTGTCACAATGCAAGCTCCCCATTGAGATGAAGATTCTGAACACGGTGAAGCATCGGAACATCGTCAGGATGGCTGGGTACTGTATCCGTGGCAGCGTCGGCATAATCCTCTACGAGTACATGCCCGAGGGGACGCTGTTTGAACTATTGCACAGACGGCAGCCT
It encodes the following:
- the LOC102709493 gene encoding leucine-rich repeat receptor-like protein kinase PEPR2 yields the protein MGNESQLAPPKNGSGSQNAKNRSKSKTIINLDEGNDVRTTKRLVFDPDEDERLVSAWLFHSNDPINGNCKKNESYWGDEDFLEAQERITDKKFETARIRSDAHAPHCSFLGVTCSAAGAVAALNLSGAGLSGGLSASAPRLCALPGDELSVLDLSGNGFTGAVPAELAACAGVASLLLGGNNLSGGVPPELLSSRQLREVDLNSNKLTGEIPAPAGTPVLEYLDLSGNSLSGAIQPGLAALPDLRYLDLSGNQLTGPMPEFPPHCRLEYLGLYSNQIAGELPKSLGNCGNLTFLYLSYNNISGKVPDFFASMPNLQKIFLDDNHFVGELPASIGELVSLEKLVVTANGFTGAVPETIGKCQSLIMLYLNSNKFTGSIPLFIGNLSRLQMFSIGANGFTGSIPPEIGRCQQLVDLQIHNNNLSGTIPPEIGELSRLQKLYLYNNLLHGSVPPALWQLADMVELFLNDNQLSGEIHADITQMRNLREITLYNNNFTGELPQALGLNTTPGLLRVDLTRNRFRGAIPPGLCTGGQLGILDLGFNQFDGPFPNWIAECQSLYRVNLNNNQLRGSLPADLSTNRGLTHIDMSSNLLEGRIPSSLGSWCNLTRLDISGNNLSGPIPRELGALSILRTLRMSSNKLTGAIPHELGNCKRLVHLDIGNNLLNGSIPAEITTLSGLEHLLLGGNNLTGTIPDSFTTAQSLLELQLGNNNLEGAIPESLGNLQYISQSLNVSNNRLSGQIPHNLGNLQKLEVLDLSNNSLSGPIPSQLSNMISLSVVNISFNELSGQLPNGWDKLAERLPDGFLGNCQLCIPSANASCSKYQSEKNRRRNTQIIVALLVSTLVLMVASLVVIHYIVKRSQRLSANRVSMRNMDSTEELPEDLTYEDILRATDNWSEKYVIGRGRHGTVYRTELAVGKQWAVKTVDLSQCKFPIEMKILNTVKHRNIVKMAGYCIRNNIGLILYEYMPEGTLFELLHERTPQVALDWEIRHQISLGVAESLSYLHHDCVPMIIHRDVKSSNILMDAELVPKLTDFGMGKIIDDEDADATVSVVVGTLGYIAPEHGYSTRLSEKSDVYSYGVVLLELLCRKMPVDPAFGDGIDIVTWMRSNLNQADHSKTMSCLDEEIMYWPEHEKVKVLDLLDLAMSCTQVSCQLRPSMREVVSILMRIDK
- the LOC102709774 gene encoding leucine-rich repeat receptor-like protein kinase PEPR2, with the translated sequence MRMGDTTTILHLAVASLAVARSPDDRAGSGAVLRSFLASLPPASRRVLRPSWRDAPATHCAFLGVTCDAAGAVAALNLSGAGLSGELAASAPRLCALPALAALDLSRNGFTGAVPAALAACSRLATLVLSFNMLAGAVPPELLSSRRLRKVDLNSNALTGEIPAGLIDSSVLEYLDLSVNSLSGTIPPELAAALPELTYLDLNSNNLSGPMLEFPARCGLVYLSLYSNQLTGELPRSLANCGSLTVLYLPYNKISGKVPDFFASMPNLQKLYLDDNSFTGELPASIGQLVKLEELAVSTNAFTGSVPAAIGQCQSLTVLYLNGNMFTGPIPKFIGNLSQLQVLSIADNGFTGEILPEIGKCRGLVELQLQNNSLSGMIPPEIGELRQLQKLYLFNNILHGLVPPALWQLSDMVELLLNNNSLSGEIHSDITQMKNLRNITLYDNNFTGVLPQALGLNTTPGLLHIDLTRNHLCGAIPPGLCTGGQLAVLDLGYNHFDGGFPSEIAKCQSLNRVNLNDNLLNGSLPAELATNIGLSYIDMSRNLLEGTIPSALGSWSNLTMLDLSSNRFSGPIPRELSNLSNLATLRMSSNRLTGPIPHELGNCKELAILDLGNNLLSGSIPAEITALGSLQNLLLGGNNLSGTVPDSFTATQALLELQLGDNSLEGAIPRSLGSLQYISKGLNISNNRLSNQIPSSLGNLQDLEVLDLSNNSLSGTIPSQLSNMISLSIVNVSFNNLSGQLPAGWAKLVARSPEGFMGNPQLCVNSSDIPCFKSQSAKNGTWKIRIVVGFLLSSLSAMVASLFAIRYILKRSQHLSTNRVSVRSMESTEELPEELTYEDILRGTDNWSEKYVIGRGRHGTVYRTECKLGKQWAVKTVDLSQCKLPIEMKILNTVKHRNIVRMAGYCIRGSVGIILYEYMPEGTLFELLHRRQPYVALDWMVRHQIAFGVAQGLSYLHHDCVPMIVHRDVKSSNILMDTDLVPKLTDFGMGKIVADEDADATVSVIVGTLGYIAPEHGYSTRLTEKSDVYSYGVVLLELLCRKMAVDPAFGDGVDIVTWMRSNLGQAADGRSIMNCLDEEIMYWPEDEQSKALDLLDLAMSCAQLACQSRPSMRDVVNNLMRIDR